The DNA window CCATGCTCAGACCCATATATTGAATGTTTTCACTTTCTATTAATGAATACATACTCTTATCCCGATTCAACATATTTTCAGAAATAGTTATAACATTTTCCGATGAATGTCCTCCTCGCTTATATAAAGCAACTTCTGCAATCTTTAAAGGATATATATCTGAATAATACTGTCCAATATTTTCAGTATAATATTTCATTATGTCTTTTATATGCTCTTCTATCTTCATGTTTTCCACATATTCTTCATGCCTAGGAGAATAATAAAATTCTACATTCATATTTTCAAAAGCAATCTGAGATTTTTTATATTTACCTGCAAATGCTCCAATATCTGATGTATGGGACTCGTACTCAAACATCCACTTTTTCATACCGTCTATTGTCTCTACATCTGTAAGTATTCCTGGTACCACCATAGTTAAATAATCTGGTGCAGAATAATATCCAGAAATCCTTATGGAATCTCCATCTTTAACTAAAGGTCTGAAAATCCAATTGGAGTTTTCAAGCAAATAAATACTGTCTTTAGAAATATATCCTGGCATACCTCTGCCTACACCATTCTTATCAGACTTAATTTTTCCTCCATAGGAAATGCTTATTTCTACTTTCTCTGTATTAGGTATAGGTATTTCAATAATATTTTCATATTTATCTGCTGTATATTCCATTTCTTTTCCATTAGCTTTTATAGAATCGATTTTTAAACCTTCATTAGTGTTAAACTTTATTAGGTCAGAGCCTTTATTTATGAAATTGTATATGACTTCACCATTCATTTCTCCTTTTTCATTGTTAAAAACGATTTTAGGGATAAGGCCAGTTAAACAAACTTTTTCATCAATAACTGTATCAAAATTCCCGACCAGCTCCATAGTATATGGTTCTTTTATGTAAGTGAAGCCACTTCCCAGAATAGCAGCTATAACTAATAGTACCAAGCCTCTGTTTTTTATATTAACTAAAAATGAGTTTCCTATATTAAGCTCATATCTTCTTTTAAACAACAATCCTATACAAAATATTGATATACAAGCAAAGAACCATAATATTCTATTATAAAGAATCGTATTTCCTACAGGCTGTATTCCTGCAAAATCAGATATAATATCTATGTTAGTCTGTACCCAAGTAAATAAGTAGTTGTTAGAAGTCAAACTCTTAGCAAAAAATACTCCCAAGGTTATAAAGCTTATATCTAAGCTATCTGTTAAAAGGTATAACCCACTTATTATTAATGTGGAAAATAAAAGTGATGGAAAAAATACTACAAAATAATTAAATAGATAATAAGAAATATTAATTGGAATGCCATATGTAAACTTCTGCATAGCCATAACAACTATCATTCCAAGTAAGGTAACTAAAAGCTCATAAAAAACTATGGACAGAATGCGAATAACCATTAATTTATAATAGCTCTGATTTGACTCAATAATAGCTTTACTTCTTTTCCTTTTATCTTTATCCAATGTCAATACAGTAAACAAACCAAATAACAGAGAACATATTGAAGCTCCAAACTTAGCTGACCCAAAGGAAATAGTTGAAGAAGACCTTTTTATATAAAACAAATCAAAATCATTGGACATATTTAATGAATTGATACCTATAGTCATGATAATGCAAGCTACAATAATTAAAAGTATCATTCCCTTAGACTTTAGCATGAATTTGATTTCGTTTTTAAGCAAGGACATATTCATCCTCCTCCAACATGCAGTAAATATACGCATCTTCTAATGAAGGAACTATTTCTTCAAAGGATGAATGTAGATTTTTAGATACAACTCTATATTTAGTGCCATTAGGAGTTATGACTGTAGAGGTAATCTTAAACTCTCCTTGCAGTTCCCTTTCTAAAAATTTCTCTTTATCATTATTTGAAATCTCTATAGTCCCCACATGGCCTATAGCTTTTTTAACTAATGCGCTAGGCTCTCCAGTAAAGAGTATTCTGCCTTTATTTATAACGATAATTAAATTGCATATGGATTCCACATCCTCAATAATATGTGTAGATAATATGACTATTTTATTAATTGAGTCCTCAGAAAAAAGATTTCTAAATTTAATTCTTTCTTCAGGGTCAAGTCCTACAGTTGGCTCATCAACTATAAGTAGCTCAGGATTATTTAGCATTGCCTGGGCAATTCCAACTCTTTGCTTTTGTCCTCCAGAAAGAGTTTTTATCTTAAGCTTTTTCATTTCCTTTAAATTAGTCATTACTAGGACTCTTTCAATTTCTTCCTTCTTATTTTCTTTTATTCCTTTTAATGAAGCCATGTAATCTAAATATTCTTCCACCTTTAATTCTTCATATAAGCCAAAGTCCTGAGGTAAGTATCCAAGTCTTTCCTTCAAATATTTTTCTCTTTTATTTAGTGGAGCTCCATCTATTACAACATTTCCTTCTGTAGCTATAAGTTGTCCCACTAAGATTTTCATAAGAGTGCTCTTTCCAGCTCCATTTGGACCTACAAGTCCAATCATAGCAGGAGTATTAATAGTTAGGTCTACATTATTTAAAGCCCTTACATTTTTATATTTTTTACTAAGATTTTGTATTTTTATTTCCATTTCATCCCCTCCAATATATATTCGAGAAAAAGATGAAAAAGTTACAAATAAAATAAAAAAAGACAAGGGGACATTTGTGAAGTGCACCCCAAAAGTTAGACAATAAAATTAACTTTTGGAGGTGCATTTTTAAATGAGCAAATATAATAAAAAAGATAAAATTAAAGCTATCAGATTAATTCAAAACGAAAATTATTCAATAAGAGCTGTTTCAAAAGAACTAGGTATTTCTAAATCTACCATTGCAAGATGGTGGAATAGCTATGATATTCATGGAGAAGCTAGCTTTTCTATGAATCCTAGAAAATATACTGGTGAATTTAAAATAGAAGTAGTAAAATATATGCATAATAACCATCTATCCCTAGACCAGGTATCTGCCCTGTTTGGAATACCAGGTACAACTACTGTTCAAAATTGGGAACGCATATATAATGAGGAAGGAGAAGTTGGTCTTTTAACTGAAAGACGTGGAAGATCACAAAAACAAGGTATGAAAAAAGATAAAAATGAAATAAATATGGACTCCTTAGATAAGGCTACAGAAGATAAATTAATATTAGAAATTAAAAAGCTTAAAGCAGAGGTTGCCTACTTAAAAAAATCTATAGCCTTAAAGGAAGAAAAAATGAGCTTAAAAACAAAGAAAAAGCACAGGTAGTAAACTCTTTAAGGCATGAACACGATCTAAATACCCTGCTAGAAGTTGCAGGATTAAAAAGGTCAACATTTTACTACCATATAAAAAGATTCGACATACCAGATAAATATGAAAAAATTAAAGAAAAGATAAAAGAAATATATGATAGCAGTAAAGGTAGATACGGCTATAGAAGAATAACTATGTCCCTAAATAGCTTTGGCTTTGTAATTAATCACAAAACTGTACAAAAACTTATGAAAGAACTAAATATCATATGCCAAGTGAGAATGAAAAAATATAAATCCTATAAAGGTGAAGTAGGAGAAGCAGCACCAAACCTATTGAAGAGAGATTTCTCAGCAGAAAAACCTAATCAAAAGTGGGTTACAGACATAACAGAGTTCTCACTATTCGGGGAAAAATTATACCTATCACCAATACTAGATTTGTTTAACGGAGAGATCATTAGTTATTCTATTACAAGTAGACCACACTTCGGGCAAGTAATGGAGATGCTTGATATTGCATTTGAAAAGCATAAAAACTTAGAAGGTTTAACATTTCACTCAGATCAAGGGTGGCAATACAGACACAAAAGATACAGTTATCGATTAAAACAACTAGGAATAAAGCAAAGTATGTCCAGAAAAGGAAACTGTTTGGACAATTCAGTAATTGAAAACTTTTTTGGTTTGTTAAAATCAGAATTACTATATCTTCAAAAATTTGATGATACAGATCACTTTAAGAGAGAACTAATAGATTACATAGAGTGGTATAATAAATACAGAATAAAGACCAAACTAAAAGGATTAAGCCCTATCCAATATAGAGCTCAATCCTTATCAGTAGCTTAATTCAAAATGTCCAACTTTTTGGGGTCAGATCAGAAACGTCCCCTTGTCTTACCCTTGTCTTATAAGTTATACTTCTTAAATTTACGAACTACTGTTGAATGATCAACTCCAATGGCTTCTGCCATTTGTCTTGTACTTGAAAATAAATCTTTCACATTACATAGATATTCTTTTTCTGTGTGTTCCATATATTCCTTCAATTTGTACTTTGACATCTCTTCTCTATTCACATTATTACTAGAA is part of the Proteiniborus sp. MB09-C3 genome and encodes:
- a CDS encoding M1 family aminopeptidase; this translates as MSLLKNEIKFMLKSKGMILLIIVACIIMTIGINSLNMSNDFDLFYIKRSSSTISFGSAKFGASICSLLFGLFTVLTLDKDKRKRSKAIIESNQSYYKLMVIRILSIVFYELLVTLLGMIVVMAMQKFTYGIPINISYYLFNYFVVFFPSLLFSTLIISGLYLLTDSLDISFITLGVFFAKSLTSNNYLFTWVQTNIDIISDFAGIQPVGNTILYNRILWFFACISIFCIGLLFKRRYELNIGNSFLVNIKNRGLVLLVIAAILGSGFTYIKEPYTMELVGNFDTVIDEKVCLTGLIPKIVFNNEKGEMNGEVIYNFINKGSDLIKFNTNEGLKIDSIKANGKEMEYTADKYENIIEIPIPNTEKVEISISYGGKIKSDKNGVGRGMPGYISKDSIYLLENSNWIFRPLVKDGDSIRISGYYSAPDYLTMVVPGILTDVETIDGMKKWMFEYESHTSDIGAFAGKYKKSQIAFENMNVEFYYSPRHEEYVENMKIEEHIKDIMKYYTENIGQYYSDIYPLKIAEVALYKRGGHSSENVITISENMLNRDKSMYSLIESENIQYMGLSMDVLMTDISIIAHEMAHQWWGTGVDVVEDSPWSCEGLAQYSSYKYIQSKFGDMESKVFLSRWESRVRELKNYYYINNSEMLDKVNEKYRRSLEMEKLQSELYYLMPIKLLRAEEALGEEEFLKGLGKVYNSYLLRNLTFDEFLKEMNISEEAMEIE
- a CDS encoding ABC transporter ATP-binding protein; its protein translation is MEIKIQNLSKKYKNVRALNNVDLTINTPAMIGLVGPNGAGKSTLMKILVGQLIATEGNVVIDGAPLNKREKYLKERLGYLPQDFGLYEELKVEEYLDYMASLKGIKENKKEEIERVLVMTNLKEMKKLKIKTLSGGQKQRVGIAQAMLNNPELLIVDEPTVGLDPEERIKFRNLFSEDSINKIVILSTHIIEDVESICNLIIVINKGRILFTGEPSALVKKAIGHVGTIEISNNDKEKFLERELQGEFKITSTVITPNGTKYRVVSKNLHSSFEEIVPSLEDAYIYCMLEEDEYVLA
- a CDS encoding helix-turn-helix domain-containing protein, whose product is MSKYNKKDKIKAIRLIQNENYSIRAVSKELGISKSTIARWWNSYDIHGEASFSMNPRKYTGEFKIEVVKYMHNNHLSLDQVSALFGIPGTTTVQNWERIYNEEGEVGLLTERRGRSQKQGMKKDKNEINMDSLDKATEDKLILEIKKLKAEVAYLKKSIALKEEKMSLKTKKKHR
- a CDS encoding IS3 family transposase, giving the protein MYSLKGRKNELKNKEKAQVVNSLRHEHDLNTLLEVAGLKRSTFYYHIKRFDIPDKYEKIKEKIKEIYDSSKGRYGYRRITMSLNSFGFVINHKTVQKLMKELNIICQVRMKKYKSYKGEVGEAAPNLLKRDFSAEKPNQKWVTDITEFSLFGEKLYLSPILDLFNGEIISYSITSRPHFGQVMEMLDIAFEKHKNLEGLTFHSDQGWQYRHKRYSYRLKQLGIKQSMSRKGNCLDNSVIENFFGLLKSELLYLQKFDDTDHFKRELIDYIEWYNKYRIKTKLKGLSPIQYRAQSLSVA